In the genome of Deltaproteobacteria bacterium, one region contains:
- a CDS encoding bifunctional aconitate hydratase 2/2-methylisocitrate dehydratase: protein MIEAYLKEEKERAGLGIPPLPLNPEQTAGLCKLLQKPPKGKEEFLLGLLKNRVSPGVDPAAKVKAEFLAGIVSGKIKSPLVGPQDAIAILGTMLGGYNVAPLVAALKNKKLAGDAAKALSGITLVYDAFEDVAELAKAKNEAALKVMKSWAEAEWFTSRPGVPETIEVKVFKVEGEINTDDFSPAGDAWSRPDIPLHALAMGKTRFKSGLDTIAGFRKEGARVAFAGDVVGTGSSRKSACNSVLWHIGEEIPCVPNKKTRGVIIGGVIAPIFFNTAEDSGALPIKADVTAMKTGDTIVIDTKNGVIKDSSGNVLSKFTLSPNTLADEFRAGGRIPLIIGKALTVKARKALKMKPSTIFTQPDNPVPKPKQAYSLAQKIVGAACGLPGVLPGTACTPKMTTVGSQDTTGPMTADELKELACLKFQAPMFMQSFCHTAAYPKPADVKMHKNLPSFVSARGGVALRPGDGVIHSWLNRLLVPDTVGTGGDSHTRFPIGISFPAGSGLVAFAGALGFMPLDMPESVLVRFSGKLNPGITLRDVVNSIPFYAIRKGLLTVPKKNKVNVFNGRILEMEGLPDLTVEQAFELTDAAAERSAAAGCIQLSGKSVATFLRSNIALMKKMIADGYSDAQTLANRIKAVEKWLKKPSLLKADRGAGYAAVIEIDLAEITEPILACPNDPDDVKLLSEVAGDSIQDVFIGSCMVNIGHFRAAGEVWRGRKFNPNVRTWICPPTRMDQAQLKDEAYFSVYSAVGARIEIAGCSLCMGNQARVPEKSNVFSTSTRNFDDRMGDGARVYLGSAELGAVTAVLGRLPQPAEYFQVFSEKIEPNQGKIYKYLQFDEMPAYS from the coding sequence ATGATCGAAGCGTATCTTAAGGAGGAGAAGGAGCGCGCCGGACTGGGGATTCCCCCCCTGCCGCTCAATCCGGAACAGACCGCCGGTCTGTGCAAACTGCTCCAGAAACCGCCGAAGGGGAAGGAGGAGTTTCTCCTCGGACTGCTGAAAAACCGCGTATCACCGGGCGTCGACCCAGCCGCGAAAGTGAAAGCCGAATTCCTTGCGGGAATCGTCTCCGGAAAGATCAAATCGCCGCTTGTCGGCCCGCAGGACGCCATTGCGATCTTAGGCACGATGCTCGGCGGCTATAACGTGGCCCCGCTCGTAGCGGCTCTCAAGAACAAAAAGCTTGCGGGAGATGCGGCAAAGGCGCTGTCCGGGATCACCCTGGTGTACGACGCATTCGAGGACGTCGCAGAGCTTGCCAAAGCGAAGAACGAGGCAGCTCTCAAGGTAATGAAGTCATGGGCCGAGGCGGAATGGTTCACCTCACGCCCGGGCGTGCCGGAAACGATCGAGGTCAAGGTCTTCAAGGTCGAAGGCGAGATCAACACGGACGACTTCTCCCCTGCCGGCGATGCCTGGAGCCGCCCGGACATCCCGCTTCACGCGCTTGCCATGGGAAAGACCCGCTTCAAGAGCGGGCTGGACACGATCGCCGGGTTCCGCAAGGAAGGCGCCCGGGTCGCCTTCGCAGGCGACGTGGTCGGCACCGGCTCCTCCCGCAAGTCCGCATGCAACAGCGTGCTTTGGCACATCGGCGAGGAAATCCCTTGCGTGCCCAACAAAAAGACCCGCGGCGTAATCATCGGCGGCGTCATTGCGCCGATCTTCTTCAACACCGCCGAGGACTCCGGGGCGCTTCCGATAAAGGCCGACGTGACAGCCATGAAGACCGGCGACACGATCGTCATAGACACGAAGAACGGCGTCATCAAGGACAGCTCCGGAAACGTCCTTTCCAAATTCACGCTGTCCCCGAACACGCTGGCGGACGAATTCCGGGCAGGCGGCCGCATTCCGCTCATCATAGGAAAAGCTCTCACCGTGAAGGCCCGCAAGGCCCTCAAGATGAAACCCTCCACGATCTTCACGCAGCCGGACAACCCGGTGCCGAAACCGAAGCAGGCGTATTCGCTGGCGCAGAAGATCGTCGGCGCGGCATGCGGCCTTCCGGGCGTACTTCCGGGGACCGCCTGCACGCCGAAGATGACCACGGTCGGCTCGCAGGACACGACCGGCCCGATGACCGCCGACGAACTGAAGGAGCTTGCGTGCCTTAAATTCCAGGCGCCCATGTTCATGCAGTCGTTCTGCCACACGGCGGCGTATCCGAAGCCGGCCGACGTCAAGATGCACAAGAACCTGCCGTCCTTCGTATCCGCAAGGGGCGGCGTGGCGCTTCGCCCCGGCGACGGCGTCATCCACTCCTGGCTCAACCGCCTGCTCGTGCCCGATACGGTCGGCACGGGCGGCGATTCCCACACCAGGTTCCCGATCGGCATTTCGTTCCCTGCAGGGTCCGGACTCGTCGCCTTCGCCGGCGCGCTCGGATTCATGCCGCTCGACATGCCGGAATCGGTGCTCGTGCGTTTCTCCGGAAAGCTCAACCCCGGCATCACGCTTCGCGATGTTGTCAATTCGATCCCGTTCTACGCCATCAGGAAGGGGCTTCTCACGGTTCCTAAAAAGAACAAGGTCAACGTCTTCAACGGCCGCATTCTCGAAATGGAAGGGCTGCCCGACCTGACCGTGGAGCAGGCTTTCGAGCTGACCGACGCAGCCGCCGAGCGTTCCGCAGCCGCCGGATGCATCCAGCTCTCCGGGAAATCGGTCGCGACGTTCCTTCGCTCGAACATCGCGCTGATGAAGAAGATGATCGCCGACGGGTACTCCGACGCGCAGACGCTCGCGAACCGCATCAAGGCCGTCGAGAAGTGGCTCAAGAAGCCATCCCTCCTCAAGGCCGACAGGGGCGCCGGATATGCGGCGGTGATCGAGATCGACCTCGCGGAGATCACCGAGCCGATCCTTGCCTGCCCGAACGATCCTGACGACGTTAAGCTGCTGTCGGAAGTCGCGGGCGACTCGATCCAGGACGTCTTCATCGGTTCATGCATGGTCAACATCGGCCATTTCCGCGCAGCCGGCGAAGTCTGGCGAGGCCGCAAGTTCAACCCCAACGTCCGCACATGGATCTGCCCGCCCACAAGGATGGACCAGGCGCAGTTGAAGGACGAGGCGTACTTCTCCGTCTACAGCGCCGTCGGCGCCAGGATAGAGATAGCGGGCTGCTCGCTTTGCATGGGAAACCAGGCGCGGGTGCCCGAAAAGTCCAACGTGTTCTCCACCTCGACGCGGAATTTCGACGACAGGATGGGCGACGGGGCGAGGGTGTACCTCGGCTCGGCGGAACTCGGCGCGGTTACCGCCGTGCTTGGACGGCTTCCGCAGCCCGCGGAATACTTCCAGGTTTTCAGCGAGAAGATCGAGCCGAACCAGGGGAAGATCTACAAGTACCTCCAGTTCGACGAGATGCCCGCGTACAGTTAA
- a CDS encoding ABC transporter substrate-binding protein translates to MKNILLLAFAGLLILAGVSEADAGMDGEILLGMANAQSGPASGLGKGMRTGAEAVFKEINAKGGIHGRSVKLIVQDDGYEPEKSIDATLKLIEENKVFCLFGYVGTPTANAVVPIVKETHVPLVGLFTGAMSLRNPVVPEVINFRASYDDEAEKLVDHFVKSFDAKKFAVFYQDDGFGLAVLSGTEKALARRKISVTAKGMFQRNTTAVKTGLAAVAASEPDVVIMVGPYAPLSAFVKDAKAAGLKARLATVSFVGTENLVAAVGRDGDGVVISQVVPFPEDLSTPITKECSDLLGKHAPGEKLGFVNFEGCVTAKLMALGLEKAGKDPGRDALLKSFEGMNNVDIGGIVISMNAGDHQASDSVFLTEIRNGAISIIGR, encoded by the coding sequence ATGAAAAATATCTTGTTGTTGGCATTTGCAGGCCTGTTGATCCTTGCCGGAGTAAGCGAGGCCGACGCAGGCATGGACGGTGAAATATTGCTCGGAATGGCCAATGCCCAGTCCGGCCCGGCCTCCGGTCTCGGGAAAGGCATGCGCACGGGCGCCGAAGCGGTCTTCAAGGAGATCAACGCGAAGGGAGGGATCCACGGCCGCTCCGTGAAATTGATCGTGCAGGACGACGGATACGAACCCGAGAAATCGATCGATGCGACGCTCAAGCTGATCGAAGAGAACAAGGTCTTCTGCCTTTTCGGGTACGTGGGAACCCCCACCGCCAACGCAGTCGTCCCCATCGTCAAGGAAACCCATGTCCCCCTTGTTGGTCTTTTCACCGGCGCCATGTCGCTGCGCAATCCGGTCGTCCCGGAGGTGATCAATTTCCGTGCAAGCTATGACGACGAAGCCGAGAAGCTCGTCGACCACTTCGTAAAATCGTTCGACGCGAAAAAGTTCGCAGTCTTCTACCAGGACGACGGGTTCGGCCTGGCGGTCCTCTCGGGCACGGAAAAAGCCCTCGCCCGCCGGAAGATATCCGTCACTGCGAAAGGGATGTTCCAGAGAAATACGACGGCGGTCAAGACGGGCCTCGCGGCGGTCGCCGCATCGGAGCCGGACGTGGTCATCATGGTCGGCCCCTATGCGCCTCTCTCCGCCTTCGTAAAGGATGCGAAGGCCGCGGGGCTCAAGGCGCGGCTTGCGACCGTATCCTTCGTGGGAACCGAGAACCTCGTGGCCGCGGTCGGACGTGACGGCGACGGGGTCGTCATATCGCAGGTCGTCCCGTTTCCCGAGGATTTGTCCACGCCGATCACGAAAGAATGCAGCGACCTCCTCGGAAAGCACGCCCCCGGAGAGAAGCTGGGATTCGTGAATTTCGAGGGATGCGTCACGGCCAAGCTCATGGCGCTCGGACTGGAAAAAGCGGGCAAGGATCCGGGCAGGGACGCCCTCCTGAAGTCGTTCGAAGGAATGAACAACGTGGATATCGGCGGGATCGTCATTTCGATGAACGCCGGCGACCACCAGGCGTCCGACTCCGTATTCCTCACGGAGATCCGGAACGGAGCCATATCCATTATCGGACGTTGA
- a CDS encoding methyl-accepting chemotaxis protein — translation MTIRGKLIAGVAATSIAIAVIAAASTSAILKIRDAVGLLTDRSTPLQIKTVSLQQTVEKLSADFLRLGMAAEQNEIRELSSSIDSHIGSIEKVNAEIRELSTEGAQADPRLFRDVHRDVLSAVETRRANVAIYRQRVGQVNEGLARIEANLAGIGETIRKLNAHADETMEKAQAGNNQITADIKTLLTLQAKLKDAAAIINEFEAVRSKYKFGPMREKLRSVIDSIESVCAAQCSHTAVKVIRTAVPELQSGGTALIKLREDVLSGRAHEDAYASSKRDLLSRFAEHGNRIAEATDSLEISTLKGRERMSQSRRLLDGATSIASSGNAIGIDVKELASSARLVMLASSAAEIDRRSRDIKATTDRIGKQVARMKEAIRGSSQEQLLGGADSIGREMKTVEGLMDGIVAAKRKVISSDEAFHGSVARIMTVSGEQSRKAGDQVRATSETQKEVVAGVNSKVRTSLALILALSGAVVAVSVVAGSRMVVSISKPIRETVEVIGALGNGDLTRKTEIRTGDEIGMVGRSVNGLVEKLHSGMSQVSEKSDVVVSSAHELSSTAEQLSKRAQAQYDEVKSLAASAEEISAVTSNMTKNAESSVRFAEETRKVAFAGDETVRGAVDGVGQAAGSLAEIASSIDSLKNDSGRIGEIAAFIKEVTEQINLLSLNAAIEAARAGDAGRGFAVVADSVRQLADKTATAAEQIGGVIASIHKGVSRSAAVADHGRKEMARVVERANLAGASLREIVGKVERQAELIRQMATASAEQSTTVETMAANITRAADISREFVSASSQISSTGDDLNRVAVDLQGIVRQYKL, via the coding sequence ATGACGATACGCGGGAAACTGATTGCGGGTGTCGCGGCGACTTCCATCGCCATCGCCGTGATAGCGGCGGCGAGCACGTCGGCCATTCTCAAAATACGAGATGCCGTCGGACTGCTGACCGATCGCTCCACCCCGCTACAGATCAAGACAGTGTCGCTACAGCAGACGGTCGAAAAGCTTTCCGCCGATTTCCTGCGGCTCGGGATGGCCGCCGAGCAGAACGAGATCCGGGAGCTTTCCTCCTCAATCGACTCCCACATCGGCTCCATCGAGAAGGTCAACGCTGAAATCCGCGAGTTGAGCACCGAGGGCGCACAGGCCGATCCCCGGCTTTTCAGGGACGTTCACCGTGACGTGCTTTCGGCGGTCGAGACGCGGCGCGCGAACGTCGCAATTTACAGGCAGCGGGTCGGACAGGTCAACGAGGGACTGGCGCGGATAGAGGCGAACCTTGCGGGCATCGGGGAAACGATACGAAAGCTGAACGCCCACGCCGACGAAACCATGGAAAAAGCCCAGGCGGGGAACAACCAGATCACCGCCGATATCAAGACCCTCCTCACCCTCCAGGCAAAGCTCAAGGACGCAGCGGCGATCATCAACGAATTCGAGGCGGTCCGAAGCAAGTACAAATTCGGGCCGATGCGCGAGAAACTACGGTCAGTCATAGATTCCATCGAATCGGTCTGCGCCGCGCAATGCTCGCACACCGCCGTAAAGGTGATCCGCACCGCCGTTCCCGAACTGCAGAGCGGAGGGACGGCGCTTATAAAGCTTCGTGAAGATGTTTTATCGGGAAGGGCGCATGAGGACGCGTACGCCTCGTCCAAGCGCGATCTCCTCTCCCGGTTCGCGGAGCACGGAAACCGGATCGCCGAAGCGACCGACTCCCTCGAAATCTCCACTCTCAAAGGAAGGGAGAGGATGAGCCAGTCCCGCCGCCTGCTGGACGGGGCGACATCCATCGCAAGCTCGGGGAACGCGATCGGCATAGACGTGAAGGAGCTCGCGTCGTCCGCCCGTCTCGTCATGCTCGCCTCCTCTGCGGCGGAGATCGACAGGCGGTCCCGGGACATAAAGGCGACCACGGACCGGATCGGCAAGCAGGTCGCCCGGATGAAGGAGGCCATACGCGGCTCTTCACAGGAACAACTGCTCGGCGGGGCCGACTCCATCGGCCGTGAGATGAAGACCGTCGAGGGGCTCATGGACGGGATCGTCGCCGCGAAACGGAAAGTGATATCCAGCGACGAAGCATTCCATGGGTCCGTGGCGCGCATCATGACCGTCAGCGGCGAGCAGTCCCGGAAGGCGGGGGACCAGGTGCGGGCAACATCCGAAACGCAGAAGGAAGTCGTGGCCGGCGTAAACAGCAAGGTTCGGACCTCGCTCGCGCTCATCCTCGCCTTGTCCGGCGCCGTGGTGGCGGTATCGGTCGTGGCCGGAAGCCGGATGGTCGTTTCCATTTCCAAGCCGATCCGGGAGACTGTCGAAGTCATCGGCGCGCTCGGAAACGGGGACCTTACGCGCAAGACGGAGATCAGGACCGGGGACGAAATCGGCATGGTCGGGAGAAGCGTCAACGGACTGGTCGAAAAGCTGCATTCGGGAATGTCGCAGGTCTCGGAGAAGTCGGACGTAGTCGTCTCGTCCGCCCACGAGCTCTCCTCGACCGCGGAACAACTCTCCAAACGCGCGCAGGCGCAGTACGACGAGGTGAAATCGCTTGCGGCATCCGCCGAGGAGATTTCCGCCGTCACATCGAACATGACGAAAAACGCCGAGTCGTCCGTCCGTTTCGCCGAGGAAACTAGGAAAGTCGCCTTCGCGGGGGACGAAACCGTCCGAGGCGCCGTCGACGGGGTCGGACAGGCGGCAGGGTCCCTTGCCGAGATCGCCTCGTCGATCGACTCGCTGAAGAATGATTCCGGTCGGATCGGAGAGATCGCGGCGTTCATCAAGGAGGTCACCGAGCAGATCAACCTGCTCTCACTGAACGCGGCGATCGAGGCGGCGCGCGCAGGCGATGCGGGCCGCGGCTTCGCGGTCGTGGCCGACTCGGTCCGGCAACTGGCCGACAAGACGGCTACCGCGGCGGAACAGATCGGCGGCGTAATCGCGTCGATCCACAAGGGCGTCTCGAGATCCGCGGCGGTCGCGGACCACGGGCGGAAGGAAATGGCCAGGGTCGTCGAACGGGCGAACCTTGCGGGCGCATCGCTCCGTGAAATAGTGGGAAAGGTCGAACGCCAGGCCGAGCTTATCCGGCAGATGGCGACCGCATCGGCCGAACAGTCGACCACCGTGGAAACGATGGCTGCAAACATCACCCGGGCCGCGGATATTTCCAGGGAATTCGTATCCGCAAGCTCGCAAATCTCCAGCACCGGAGACGATCTGAACCGGGTCGCCGTCGATCTACAGGGAATCGTCCGGCAATACAAGCTGTGA